A region of the Thermogladius calderae 1633 genome:
CTCGTCTTCTCGAAGAACTCGAGAGCGATGTCGGGGAAGATGCAGTAGGTCACCACGTCCTCCTCGCTGGGGTTAAAGCCGTGCTCTAGGAGGCCCTTCCTACACTCCTCGAGGGCTGGCTTCAACAGGTCCGCCGGCCTGGCGTCGATCGGCTTCTCACCCTTCAACACCAGGTCTATGACCTCCCGCTTGATCGGAGCCGGTGGCCTCCCGTACATCCCCTTCACGTACTCCCTCACCTCCTTCGTGACAACGCTGTACCTGCCATTGACCACGTTGAGGAGGGCCTGTGCGCCCACAATCTGCGAGGTCGGCGTGACTAGGGGCGGCCAACCCAGGTCTTCCCTGACCCTCCTCACCTCCTCTAGGACCTCCTGCAGCTTGTCCTCAGCGCCGACCTGCTTGAGCTGCTGCATGAAGTTGGTGATCATGCCGCCGGGGATCTGGTGGTCTAGCACGTTTGGGTCGGGCATGAAGACCCTGATGTCCAGGAGGTCCCTGTACTTGGTGAACAAGACCCGCTCAAGGTAGGAGGATATCTTCCTTATCACGTCCATGTTCACCCTCGGCTTCAACTCACCTGGTAGGGCGTAGTAGAGTGACTGTATACCCGGCTGCCCCGTCCCATAGGCCAGGGGGCTTATCGACGTGTCCACGAAGTCGACTCCGGCCTCTACCGCCTTAACGTAGTTCGCTATGGCTAGCCCTCCGGTGAAGTGGCTGTGTACGTCTACCGGGATCTTCAGCCTCGCCTTGATCTCCTTGACCAGGTTGTACGTGGTGTAGGGGTCTAGTAGGCCCGCCATGTCCTTTATCGTGATGTGGTCTACCTCGAGGCTCGCGATCTCCTCGGCGAGCTTCAAGTAGTAGTCGAGGGTGTGGACGGGGCTCACGGTGTACGTTATAGTCCCCTGAACGACCGCCCCCAGCTTCCTGGCCTTCTTTATGCTGACTGCCATGTTCCTAACGTCGTTTAAGGCGTCGAAGACTCTGAAGACGTCTATACCGTTCTTGTAGGAGAGCTCCACGAACTTCTCGACTACGTCGTCGGGGTAGTGCCTGTAGCCCACGAGGTTCTGTCCCCTCAAGAGCATCTGGAGCTTGGTCTTCCTCACCCTCTCTCTAACGAGCCTGAGCCTCTCCCACGGGTCCTCCTTCAAGAACCTCAACATGACGTCGAACGTGGCCCCACCCCACATCTCGATACTGTAGAAGCCTGCCCCGTCGATTAAGTCCAGTATTGGGATCATGTCCTCTGTCCTCAACCTTGTCGCGATCAGGGACTGGTGGGCGTCTCGAAGAGTAGTGTCGACGATCTCGACCATGGATAGCACCCGGGACTACACAGCATGGTGTTATATATCTATGCTGACCCTAGATAAAAACAGGTATTGTCGTTGGACACAGTTTGCCTAGCCGACAGGGGAGCCTGCGAGGCTATAGCCTGGAAGGAAGAGGCCCCGGGTGGACCTGTGGGGAGGCACCGGCGAGTGGTGATCGTAGAACCCAGTCTCAGGTCTGCCCTAGCCCTAGCCATCGAGCTACTTGTAAGGGGTAGGCCTGCGAAAGTCGTGGTCGCACCGGCAGGGGGCGGCTTGTCCAGAGAGAGCCCTCTCATACGCGGGCTACTAGTCGCGCTGCTGAAACTAACCACCCCCTTTACCCGGGTAGAGGTCTACTCTTGGAGAGACTACGCTGTTCTGTCAGCGGCCCTCGGCAACGTTGTACGCCTAAACCCGTCCGCTGCAGTGTTCAAGGTGTGGAGAAGGCACCAGCCATACCCGGTCACGCCCGTAGTCGTCGTTGCTGGTGGGGAGCCCCGCGACCTGGACAGGATCGCGGACTACCTGTCCGAGAACAGGCTCGGGCTAGTAATAGTAGTCTCCCCGGCCCCCCCGAGGGCTGCGAAGGCGAGCCCACTCGTGGTCTACGTTGTCTCTGACTGCTACGGCGACGTCGCGTGGTCGGCTAGCATCTGCCTCACCCCTTCCACGTCGATACACTCTATTCTCGCAGCCTCAGAGTGTCTGAGGAGCGGGAGGGCTGTCGTTGCCCCGGAGGGCCTCCCCCTCCTAGTTGGTAAGAGGTTGAGGGAAGCCGTGGTCTGGGCTAGGGACTTGAGCCTGGAAGAGCTGTTGTCAGCCCTGTTGACCGCTATCAACAGGCTCGGAGACCTGAAAAAGCTCTTCCTCCGGGAGCGGGAGACAGCCTAGACGGCTCCGAATAGCCTGAACGCCATTATCTTCGCCGCGTCTGTCAGCATGAGTGTCACGGCGACCGAGTAGAGGAAGCCCACCACCACGGCGTGTAGTGGTATCGCGGGTATCACCCAACCTTGATAGACTAGTACAGTCCCCGCGATTATGTCGCCGACGATCGAGAGGGCCACGGTTAAGCTGGGCTTACTGCTCCAGAACCAGCCGGTCTCCCTGAAGTTGAGTATGTTGAAGAGCCCGGACAGTAGCAGGACGTAGAAGACGAACGTCCTTGTCTGGTCAAGCGGGAGGGCCAGGTAGTCGATCGCGATGTAGAGCGCTAGGAACAGCTCGAGAATCTTCACGAGGCCCAGCACCACGGATATGGTCACTAACTTCCGTATGTTCCACCTCTCTGGCTTCTTACTGGGCCTCAGCCTGTCGGTGCTGATCGAGAGGGTTACGAAGTCGTAGAGGAACAACATGAGTATCATGTGGGTCGGTGTTAGAACGGGTAGGCCGAGGAATAGCGTGGATATCGCGACGAAGTAGACGATCTGGAACGTCTTGACGACCTTGTTCAGAGACCAGACAACGATCCTCCTGTACACCATCCTGCCGAGCTTGATTATGTCCACTATATTCCTCAGCCCCGGCTTAGTGAGGACAACCGACGCCGACAGCTTCGCGATGTCTGTGGCGTTGCTCACGGCCACGCCCAGGTCGGCCCTCTTCAGTGCGGGGGCGTCGTTGACGCCGTCGCCCGTCATGCCTACTACGTGCCCCTTCTTCTGCAGGGCGACCACGATGTCGTGCTTCTCTTCGGGTATCACCTCTGCGAAGGCGTCTATGCCCTCCACGAGGCTCGGTATCTCCTCCCTTGGCACTCCCTTGAGCGTGACCACTCTCCCGCCTATACCGACGACCCCCGAAATAGTCTTAGCCACGTAGACGTTGTCGCCTGTTATCATGATGGGCTTGACGCCCATCTCCTTGATCTCCTTGATGAAGAGCGGTGAGTCGTCCCTGGGCTTGTCGTATAGGCCTAAGAGACCCACGACCTTGAAGACGCCGCTCTTCTCGACCCCCACCGCTAGGGGCCTCTCGCCTCTACTGCTCATCCCCTTGATCAACGTCTCGTACCTCGACTTGTCCAGGCCCTTGTCCATCTCGGCGAGTACCTGTGGAGCTCCCTTAACGGCCCTTACCTCTACACCGTTGACTCTCGCTATTGCCTCTGTCCTCTTGGTCTCGGGGCTGAAGGGCCTGAACTCTAGTACCTCGACGCCTTGTTTCGAGACGCCTTTTTCTTTGGCCGCTTCTAGTACGGCCCTGTCGATCGGGTCTTTGCTGTCATCCTCGGACGCTAACAACGCGTAGAGTAGGACATCTCTCTCGGAGTACTCGCTAGAGAGGGGTACGACCTCCCTGACCGTTATCCTGTTCTCGGTGATCGTACCCGTTTTGTCCAGGCATATCACGTCCATCATAGAGCCCGCCTCTATCGCCTCCAGCCTCCTCACGATGACCCCCGCCTTCGCTAGCTCAATGCTCCCCAGCGCGAGTGTTATAGTGGTCATGGCAGGCAGTGCTATCGGTATAGAGGCTATCAGGAGGGTTAGCGTGAAGGGCAGTAGGTCGAGGAAGCTCGTCCTGCTCATTACGAGCTTTATGGCTACCAGGACTATGAAGAAGACGTCGGCGGCCAGGAGGCCCTTGGTTATGCTCGCAGTTATCTCCTCTATAATCAGCCTAGGCTTGCTGACCTGGACTAGCTCGACCGTCTTCCCGTACCTCGTCGACACGCCCGTCGCGGTGACCTTGACTACCCCCTCACCTCTCAGTACCGTGCTACCCGC
Encoded here:
- a CDS encoding plasma-membrane proton-efflux P-type ATPase; its protein translation is MSSLRGLTKAEVEERIKRYGLNVVPEKKESLIKLFLKKFTGLTPYTIEAAAAISFVLGRYVDFTVMVALLLVNAVIGIIHEHRAEKAVELLKSKLRVVVRVLRDGEWTDVPAEYIVPDDVVKLKLGDVVPADGELVTGHLIVDESALTGESLPVDKNPGDKVYAGSTVLRGEGVVKVTATGVSTRYGKTVELVQVSKPRLIIEEITASITKGLLAADVFFIVLVAIKLVMSRTSFLDLLPFTLTLLIASIPIALPAMTTITLALGSIELAKAGVIVRRLEAIEAGSMMDVICLDKTGTITENRITVREVVPLSSEYSERDVLLYALLASEDDSKDPIDRAVLEAAKEKGVSKQGVEVLEFRPFSPETKRTEAIARVNGVEVRAVKGAPQVLAEMDKGLDKSRYETLIKGMSSRGERPLAVGVEKSGVFKVVGLLGLYDKPRDDSPLFIKEIKEMGVKPIMITGDNVYVAKTISGVVGIGGRVVTLKGVPREEIPSLVEGIDAFAEVIPEEKHDIVVALQKKGHVVGMTGDGVNDAPALKRADLGVAVSNATDIAKLSASVVLTKPGLRNIVDIIKLGRMVYRRIVVWSLNKVVKTFQIVYFVAISTLFLGLPVLTPTHMILMLFLYDFVTLSISTDRLRPSKKPERWNIRKLVTISVVLGLVKILELFLALYIAIDYLALPLDQTRTFVFYVLLLSGLFNILNFRETGWFWSSKPSLTVALSIVGDIIAGTVLVYQGWVIPAIPLHAVVVGFLYSVAVTLMLTDAAKIMAFRLFGAV
- a CDS encoding pyruvate carboxylase subunit B, encoding MVEIVDTTLRDAHQSLIATRLRTEDMIPILDLIDGAGFYSIEMWGGATFDVMLRFLKEDPWERLRLVRERVRKTKLQMLLRGQNLVGYRHYPDDVVEKFVELSYKNGIDVFRVFDALNDVRNMAVSIKKARKLGAVVQGTITYTVSPVHTLDYYLKLAEEIASLEVDHITIKDMAGLLDPYTTYNLVKEIKARLKIPVDVHSHFTGGLAIANYVKAVEAGVDFVDTSISPLAYGTGQPGIQSLYYALPGELKPRVNMDVIRKISSYLERVLFTKYRDLLDIRVFMPDPNVLDHQIPGGMITNFMQQLKQVGAEDKLQEVLEEVRRVREDLGWPPLVTPTSQIVGAQALLNVVNGRYSVVTKEVREYVKGMYGRPPAPIKREVIDLVLKGEKPIDARPADLLKPALEECRKGLLEHGFNPSEEDVVTYCIFPDIALEFFEKTRGRPKSKVEKAVEELYSEVLGS